In Drosophila subpulchrella strain 33 F10 #4 breed RU33 chromosome 3R, RU_Dsub_v1.1 Primary Assembly, whole genome shotgun sequence, the following are encoded in one genomic region:
- the LOC119548704 gene encoding uncharacterized protein LOC119548704 isoform X1 codes for MADSNTKSPMEHTSEGCDEVDFIVATHNNNNDYEDLSAVSQAVMNTKGAAVESTTSATAAAATATPNNEPNSNTLKKTKERRTLFHFGSSSSSSKKLSQSKSQDSQDAASKDSNQATTSPPALLPPVPIGTPPRQHKFVKSNSLARLLGNTYNAKKFEKQEQKRLASSEGGKFNTYSGRRGRGGPYLERFKRVSKEDGDVAGEDDCVRVTNVITLTTDSRDLQYGSRQEHVGRTGGHDQQHDQLSSKAIRTLTRSLGKLWRRTHSVDISTPDPEFKVSYLGNVLTGWAKAGEGCVEKQLNTLWRNYTQHSKPDVIMRLKVCASGLKATTRQHGLTEYWAHRITYCCAPKNYPRVFCWIYRHEGRKLKHELRCHAVLCSKEKIAQDICDTLRENLESALREFKREKILKQNARLSLANAVYDNPSLPRRKIMLSVGGNNYRPPLERSKSAPKLMAIEEAIGEEEGDEIEDTNEPEMMPCCQKDSLYPAMTLGRRRCRRGHSIRRTGKIQSFSPCCSSHMAQKELPQEEVATVSSPANDGSDSDDFEKLLKFDTTLSNELLPYFDMQLHKNSSQSMVSLSDLKEEEGEPLSLLPTINSDPSADPEADYNAEDHEVPAPRRSGVCSDGEEDFLDDADDHYFRHAAMLTMLHRSSMRKMRAGDQGSLKYRHQAQSSISSNASSSTTASTSAAAGGGSNQQGLASPDSDEGSISSGCETASTVTNANHEEFNGKRDSDPGQLEQSPDLELQQEQVLEQMMIYQRLEQQLRNNSGDATNYSSSSSITLKRSNSGSDELELNKQERSDHPAEDSDSDESGYVEFQEKERPGQQPLISEASVTLAKIATVKPQIPPKPAPRRSLSLNVATGTSSAGKAPGTAV; via the exons ATGGCAGACAGCAACACCAAATCCCCAATGGAGCACACTTCCGAGGGTTGTGATGAGGTTGACTTTATAGTGGCCACAcacaacaataacaacgaTTATGAGGATTTAAGTGCAGTGAGTCAGGCGGTGATGAACACCAAAGGAGCAGCAGTGGAGTCAACAACAtccgcaacagcagcagccgcaacagcaacaccaaacAACGAACCAAACAGCAACACCCTGAAAAAGACCAAGGAGCGTCGCACCCTCTTCCATtttggcagcagcagcagcagcagcaagaaGCTGAGCCAGAGCAAGTCACAGGATAGCCAGGATGCGGCCAGCAAGGATAGCAACCAGGCAACCACATCTCCGCCAGCTCTTCTGCCGCCGGTGCCCATTGGCACACCGCCGCGACAACACAAGTTCGTGAAGAGCAACAGCCTGGCCAGGCTGCTGGGCAACACCTACAATGCCAAGAAGTTCGAGAAGCAGGAGCAGAAGCGTCTGGCCAGCTCCGAGGGCGGCAAGTTCAACACGTACAGCGGGAGGCGTGGTCGCGGTGGTCCCTATCTGGAGCGCTTTAAGCGTGTGTCCAAGGAGGACGGCGATGTGGCCGGCGAGGATGACTGCGTGAGGGTCACCAATGTCATCACCCTCACGACGGACTCGCGGGACCTGCAGTACGGCAGCCGGCAGGAGCATGTGGGTCGCACTGGTGGCCACGACCAGCAGCACGATCAGCTCAGCTCCAAGGCCATTCGCACGCTCACCCGGAGTCTGGGCAAGCTCTGGCGTCGCACCCACAGCGTGGATATTAGCACTCCGGACCCGGAGTTCAAGGTGTCCTATCTGGGAAATGTCCTAACCGGCTGGGCCAAGG CAGGTGAGGGTTGTGTGGAGAAGCAGCTGAACACCTTGTGGCGCAACTACACCCAGCACTCCAAACCGGATGTGATCATGCGACTGAAGGTCTGTGCCTCCGGGTTGAAGGCCACCACCCGGCAGCACGGGCTCACGGAGTACTGGGCCCACAGGATCACCTACTGCTGCGCACCGAAGAACTATCCGCGGGTCTTCTGCTGGATCTATCGCCACGAGGGCAGGAAGCTGAAGCACGAGCTGCGCTGCCATGCGGTGCTCTGCAGCAAGGAGAAGATCGCCCAGGACATTTGCGACACCCTGAGG GAAAACCTGGAGAGCGCTTTGCGCGAATTTAAGCGTGAGAAAATTCTGAAGCAAAACGCTCGCCTGAGTTTGGCCAACGCCGTCTACGACAACCCGAGCTTGCCGCGCCGCAAGATCATGCTGAGTGTGGGCGGCAACAACTACCGACCGCCACTGGAGCGCTCCAAGTCGGCGCCCAAGTTGATGGCCATCGAGGAGGCCATTGGCGAGGAGGAGGGCGACGAGATCGAGGACACCAATGAGCCGGAGATGATGCCCTGCTGTCAGAAGGACTCCCTCTATCCGGCCATGACTCTGGGCAGGCGCCGTTGTCGTCGCGGCCACTCGATCCGGAGAACGGGCAAGATTCAGTCCTTCTCGCCCTGCTGCAGCTCGCACATGGCGCAGAAGGAGCTGCCCCAGGAGGAGGTGGCCACTGTGAGCAGTCCCGCTAACGATGGCTCCGATTCGGATGACTTTGAGAAGCTGTTGAAGTTTGACACGACCCTGAGCAATGAGTTGTTGCCTTACTTCGACATGCAGCTCCACAAGAACAGCAGCCAGAGCATGGTGAGCCTCAGCGATCTGAAGGAGGAGGAGGGCGAGCCCCTGAGCCTGCTGCCCACGATCAACAGCGACCCGAGTGCGGATCCGGAGGCGGACTACAATGCCGAGGATCATGAAGTGCCCGCTCCGCGTCGCAGTGGCGTCTGCAGTGACGGCGAGGAGGATTTCCTGGACGATGCGGACGACCACTACTTCCGGCATGCGGCCATGCTGACCATGCTGCACCGCAGCTCGATGAGGAAGATGAGGGCTGGAGATCAAGGGAGCTTGAAGTACCGCCACCAGGCGCAGTCATCGATCTCCTCCAATGCGTCGAGCTCGACGACGGCCAGCACTTCGGCAGCAGCGGGCGGAGGATCCAACCAGCAGGGCCTGGCCAGTCCGGACAGCGACGAGGGATCGATATCAAGCGGCTGCGAGACGGCCAGCACAGTCACCAATGCCAACCACGAGGAATTCAACGGCAAGCGGGACAGCGATCCCGGCCAGCTGGAGCAGTCGCCGGACTTGGAGCTGCAGCAGGAGCAGGTGCTGGAGCAGATGATGATCTACCAAAGACTGGAGCAACAGCTGCGGAACAACAGCGGCGATGCCACCAACTACAGCAGCTCCAGCAGCATCACGCTGAAGCGCAGCAATTCCGGCAGTGATGAACTGGAACTGAACAAGCAGGAGAGGAGTGACCATCCGGCCGAAGACTCCGACAGCGACGAGAGCGGTTATGTGGAGTTCCAGGAGAAGGAGCGACCTGGTCAGCAGCCGCTTATCAGCGAGGCCAGCGTAACTCTGGCCAAGATTGCGACGGTCAAGCCACAGATTCCCCCAAAGCCGGCTCCACGGCGTTCGCTTAGCCTCAATGTGGCCACCGGCACCTCATCCGCTGGCAAGGCTCCGGGCACCGCCGTCTGA
- the LOC119548704 gene encoding uncharacterized protein LOC119548704 isoform X2 encodes MADSNTKSPMEHTSEGCDEVDFIVATHNNNNDYEDLSAVSQAVMNTKGAAVESTTSATAAAATATPNNEPNSNTLKKTKERRTLFHFGSSSSSSKKLSQSKSQDSQDAASKDSNQATTSPPALLPPVPIGTPPRQHKFVKSNSLARLLGNTYNAKKFEKQEQKRLASSEGGKFNTYSGRRGRGGPYLERFKRVSKEDGDVAGEDDCVRVTNVITLTTDSRDLQYGSRQEHVGRTGGHDQQHDQLSSKAIRTLTRSLGKLWRRTHSVDISTPDPEFKVSYLGNVLTGWAKGEGCVEKQLNTLWRNYTQHSKPDVIMRLKVCASGLKATTRQHGLTEYWAHRITYCCAPKNYPRVFCWIYRHEGRKLKHELRCHAVLCSKEKIAQDICDTLRENLESALREFKREKILKQNARLSLANAVYDNPSLPRRKIMLSVGGNNYRPPLERSKSAPKLMAIEEAIGEEEGDEIEDTNEPEMMPCCQKDSLYPAMTLGRRRCRRGHSIRRTGKIQSFSPCCSSHMAQKELPQEEVATVSSPANDGSDSDDFEKLLKFDTTLSNELLPYFDMQLHKNSSQSMVSLSDLKEEEGEPLSLLPTINSDPSADPEADYNAEDHEVPAPRRSGVCSDGEEDFLDDADDHYFRHAAMLTMLHRSSMRKMRAGDQGSLKYRHQAQSSISSNASSSTTASTSAAAGGGSNQQGLASPDSDEGSISSGCETASTVTNANHEEFNGKRDSDPGQLEQSPDLELQQEQVLEQMMIYQRLEQQLRNNSGDATNYSSSSSITLKRSNSGSDELELNKQERSDHPAEDSDSDESGYVEFQEKERPGQQPLISEASVTLAKIATVKPQIPPKPAPRRSLSLNVATGTSSAGKAPGTAV; translated from the exons ATGGCAGACAGCAACACCAAATCCCCAATGGAGCACACTTCCGAGGGTTGTGATGAGGTTGACTTTATAGTGGCCACAcacaacaataacaacgaTTATGAGGATTTAAGTGCAGTGAGTCAGGCGGTGATGAACACCAAAGGAGCAGCAGTGGAGTCAACAACAtccgcaacagcagcagccgcaacagcaacaccaaacAACGAACCAAACAGCAACACCCTGAAAAAGACCAAGGAGCGTCGCACCCTCTTCCATtttggcagcagcagcagcagcagcaagaaGCTGAGCCAGAGCAAGTCACAGGATAGCCAGGATGCGGCCAGCAAGGATAGCAACCAGGCAACCACATCTCCGCCAGCTCTTCTGCCGCCGGTGCCCATTGGCACACCGCCGCGACAACACAAGTTCGTGAAGAGCAACAGCCTGGCCAGGCTGCTGGGCAACACCTACAATGCCAAGAAGTTCGAGAAGCAGGAGCAGAAGCGTCTGGCCAGCTCCGAGGGCGGCAAGTTCAACACGTACAGCGGGAGGCGTGGTCGCGGTGGTCCCTATCTGGAGCGCTTTAAGCGTGTGTCCAAGGAGGACGGCGATGTGGCCGGCGAGGATGACTGCGTGAGGGTCACCAATGTCATCACCCTCACGACGGACTCGCGGGACCTGCAGTACGGCAGCCGGCAGGAGCATGTGGGTCGCACTGGTGGCCACGACCAGCAGCACGATCAGCTCAGCTCCAAGGCCATTCGCACGCTCACCCGGAGTCTGGGCAAGCTCTGGCGTCGCACCCACAGCGTGGATATTAGCACTCCGGACCCGGAGTTCAAGGTGTCCTATCTGGGAAATGTCCTAACCGGCTGGGCCAAGG GTGAGGGTTGTGTGGAGAAGCAGCTGAACACCTTGTGGCGCAACTACACCCAGCACTCCAAACCGGATGTGATCATGCGACTGAAGGTCTGTGCCTCCGGGTTGAAGGCCACCACCCGGCAGCACGGGCTCACGGAGTACTGGGCCCACAGGATCACCTACTGCTGCGCACCGAAGAACTATCCGCGGGTCTTCTGCTGGATCTATCGCCACGAGGGCAGGAAGCTGAAGCACGAGCTGCGCTGCCATGCGGTGCTCTGCAGCAAGGAGAAGATCGCCCAGGACATTTGCGACACCCTGAGG GAAAACCTGGAGAGCGCTTTGCGCGAATTTAAGCGTGAGAAAATTCTGAAGCAAAACGCTCGCCTGAGTTTGGCCAACGCCGTCTACGACAACCCGAGCTTGCCGCGCCGCAAGATCATGCTGAGTGTGGGCGGCAACAACTACCGACCGCCACTGGAGCGCTCCAAGTCGGCGCCCAAGTTGATGGCCATCGAGGAGGCCATTGGCGAGGAGGAGGGCGACGAGATCGAGGACACCAATGAGCCGGAGATGATGCCCTGCTGTCAGAAGGACTCCCTCTATCCGGCCATGACTCTGGGCAGGCGCCGTTGTCGTCGCGGCCACTCGATCCGGAGAACGGGCAAGATTCAGTCCTTCTCGCCCTGCTGCAGCTCGCACATGGCGCAGAAGGAGCTGCCCCAGGAGGAGGTGGCCACTGTGAGCAGTCCCGCTAACGATGGCTCCGATTCGGATGACTTTGAGAAGCTGTTGAAGTTTGACACGACCCTGAGCAATGAGTTGTTGCCTTACTTCGACATGCAGCTCCACAAGAACAGCAGCCAGAGCATGGTGAGCCTCAGCGATCTGAAGGAGGAGGAGGGCGAGCCCCTGAGCCTGCTGCCCACGATCAACAGCGACCCGAGTGCGGATCCGGAGGCGGACTACAATGCCGAGGATCATGAAGTGCCCGCTCCGCGTCGCAGTGGCGTCTGCAGTGACGGCGAGGAGGATTTCCTGGACGATGCGGACGACCACTACTTCCGGCATGCGGCCATGCTGACCATGCTGCACCGCAGCTCGATGAGGAAGATGAGGGCTGGAGATCAAGGGAGCTTGAAGTACCGCCACCAGGCGCAGTCATCGATCTCCTCCAATGCGTCGAGCTCGACGACGGCCAGCACTTCGGCAGCAGCGGGCGGAGGATCCAACCAGCAGGGCCTGGCCAGTCCGGACAGCGACGAGGGATCGATATCAAGCGGCTGCGAGACGGCCAGCACAGTCACCAATGCCAACCACGAGGAATTCAACGGCAAGCGGGACAGCGATCCCGGCCAGCTGGAGCAGTCGCCGGACTTGGAGCTGCAGCAGGAGCAGGTGCTGGAGCAGATGATGATCTACCAAAGACTGGAGCAACAGCTGCGGAACAACAGCGGCGATGCCACCAACTACAGCAGCTCCAGCAGCATCACGCTGAAGCGCAGCAATTCCGGCAGTGATGAACTGGAACTGAACAAGCAGGAGAGGAGTGACCATCCGGCCGAAGACTCCGACAGCGACGAGAGCGGTTATGTGGAGTTCCAGGAGAAGGAGCGACCTGGTCAGCAGCCGCTTATCAGCGAGGCCAGCGTAACTCTGGCCAAGATTGCGACGGTCAAGCCACAGATTCCCCCAAAGCCGGCTCCACGGCGTTCGCTTAGCCTCAATGTGGCCACCGGCACCTCATCCGCTGGCAAGGCTCCGGGCACCGCCGTCTGA
- the LOC119548716 gene encoding gamma-interferon-inducible lysosomal thiol reductase gives MLKLATAISLLLLILAFGWAKLEDEPREKRQSNKLHVTLLYESLCPDSRSFMHQLGPVYEEFQDYIDILLVPFGKSQSERNGAIFHCQHGPAECKGNRLQSCVINSTGNQAAQVKFVVCQMLAPDYSRIDECANEAGLLTDVVHCLSSETGTKLQLQAELVTKQYSPSFIPTIVYNGVFDQQLQDHSLRDFRGTVCYLLRQQNLLPSSSTICQ, from the exons ATGTTGAAGTTGGCTACTGCTATAAGCCTTTTACTCCTGATCCTGGCTTTTGGCTGGGCTAAGCTTGAGGATGAACCCCGGGAAAAGCGTCAGTCGAACAAG CTTCACGTAACGCTGCTCTACGAGTCCTTGTGTCCGGACAGCCGGAGCTTCATGCATCAGCTGGGTCCCGTTTACGAGGAGTTCCAGGACTACATTGATATTCTGCTGGTGCCCTTCGGCAAATCCCAGTCTGAGCGGAACGGAGCCATCTTCCACTGCCAGCACGGACCGGCCGAGTGCAAGGGAAATCGCCTCCAGAGTTGCGTCATCAACAGCACCGGAAACCAGGCGGCCCAGGTGAAGTTCGTGGTCTGCCAGATGCTGGCTCCGGACTACTCCCGCATCGATGAG TGTGCCAATGAGGCGGGCCTGCTCACCGATGTGGTCCACTGCCTGTCCAGCGAGACGGGCACCAAGCTGCAGCTGCAGGCGGAGCTGGTGACCAAACAGTACAGCCCGAGCTTCATTCCCACCATCGTCTACAATGGC GTCTTCGATCAGCAGCTGCAGGACCATTCGCTGCGCGATTTCCGCGGCACGGTTTGCTACTTGTTGCGTCAACAAAACTTGCtgcccagcagcagcacaaTCTGCCAGTAG
- the LOC119554762 gene encoding zinc finger protein 664: protein MEDLCRVCGGHSKTLVGIFDDQGQKGLKAEVEPHLAEMVRSCADVQLDPDDSLPQKICIACVHDARTAYGFKRRCEESYRKFYLAISNQQFIKEEPNEDYLVIEELFDGDLDVKEEFIDETPQDPPFQEEPPKIATKESKPQPKVTSSIRQPKARNKLSIKCELCIKEFSHQRNLLEHMKIHSNSHVCKKCGERFLFKTDFDKHLCYHTSDSTVECPVCLKVFSNTQNLDKHKCTEIEERPFQCPHCPQTFSQDQHLKAHLLLHPDPSLSEGPHRCSYCQAAFFNKSALKVHIHAHMGERPYSCPYCASNFRSRQALLVHTRTHTGEKPYKCPHCPKTYADISNLAKHRRRHTDERPYKCTICPQDFREKHHLKRHFVGKHRDDDQALELE, encoded by the exons ATGGAGGACTTGTGCCGAGTATGTGGAGGCCATTCCAAAACGTTGGTGGGCATTTTCGACGATCAGGGCCAAAAGGGTCTCAAAGCAGAAGTGGAACCCCATCTCGCCGAGATGGTCAGGAGTTGTGCCGACGTTCAGCTAGATCCTGACGATTCCCTGCCCCAAAAGATCTGCATTGCCTGTGTCCACGACGCAAGAACTGCCTACGGATTCAAGCGGAGGTGCGAAGAAAGCTACAGGAAGTTCTACTTGGCGATAAGCAATCAGCAGTTCATCAAGGAGGAACCCAACGAGGACTATCTGGTTATTGAGGAACTGTTTGACGGGGATCTGGATGTGAAGGAGGAGTTTATCGACGAAACTCCCCAGGACCCACCTTTCCAGGAAGAGCCACCTAAAATTGCTACCAAAGAGAGCAAACCACAACCAAAAGTCACTAGTAGTATCAGACAGCCAAAAGCTAGAAATAAACTGTCCATCAAGTGCGAGCTCTGCATCAAGGAGTTCAGCCACCAAAGAAACCTCTTGGAACACATGAA GATCCACAGCAATTCCCACGTATGCAAAAAATGCGGAGAGCGTTTCCTGTTCAAAACCGATTTTGATAAGCACCTGTGCTACCACACCAGCGATTCCACCGTAGAATGTCCCGTTTGCCTGAAGGTATTTTCGAACACTCAAAACCTGGACAAGCACAAATGCACGGAGATAGAAGAACGGCCCTTCCAGTGCCCCCACTGCCCGCAAACCTTCAGCCAGGATCAACACCTCAAGGCTCACCTGTTGCTCCATCCTGATCCCAGCCTGAGCGAAGGGCCCCATAGGTGCTCATACTGCCAGGCGGCTTTCTTCAATAAGTCCGCCCTCAAGGTGCATATCCACGCCCATATGGGCGAGCGGCCATACTCCTGCCCCTATTGCGCGTCCAACTTCCGTTCCAGACAGGCTCTCTTGGTGCACACTCGGACGCACACGGGCGAGAAGCCCTACAAGTGTCCACATTGCCCCAAAACCTATGCGGACATCAGCAACCTGGCCAAGCACCGGCGACGCCACACGGACGAACGGCCCTACAAGTGCACCATCTGCCCGCAGGACTTCCGGGAGAAGCATCATTTAAAACGCCACTTCGTGGGCAAGCATCGGGACGACGACCAGGCACTGGAGTTGGAGTGA
- the LOC119554756 gene encoding calreticulin produces the protein MMWCKTVLVLLATVGIISAEVYLKENFDNENWEDTWIYSKHPGKEFGKFVLTPGTFYNDAEVDKGIQTSQDARFYAASRKFDGFSNEGKPLVVQFSVKHEQNIDCGGGYVKLFDCSLDQTDMHGESPYEIMFGPDICGPGTKKVHVIFSYNGKNHLISKDIRCKDDVYTHFYTLIVRPDNTYEVLIDNEKVESGNLEDDWDFLAPKKIKDPSATKPEDWDDKATIPDPDDKKPEDWDKPEHIPDPDATKPEDWDDEMDGEWEPPMIDNPEFKGEWQPKQLDNPNYKGAWEHPEIANPEYVADDKLYLRKEICTLGFDLWQVKSGTIFDNVLITDDVELAAKIAGEVKATQAGEKKMKEAQDEVQRKKDEEEAKKSSDKDDEDEDDDDEEKDESKQDKDQSEHDEL, from the exons ATGATGTGGTGCAAAACAGTTCTAGTGTTGCTGGCGACGGTCGGCATTATTAGTGCCGAGGTCTACCTAAAGGAGAACTTTGATAATG AAAACTGGGAGGATACGTGGATCTACAGCAAGCATCCTGGCAAGGAGTTCGGAAAATTCGTCCTCACCCCCGGCACCTTCTACAACGACGCCGAGGTCGACAAAG GCATCCAGACCTCGCAGGATGCCCGATTCTACGCGGCCAGCCGCAAATTCGATGGCTTCTCCAACGAGGGCAAGCCCCTCGTGGTGCAGTTCTCCGTGAAGCACGAGCAGAACATCGACTGCGGCGGCGGCTATGTGAAGCTGTTCGACTGCTCCCTGGACCAGACCGACATGCACGGCGAGTCGCCGTACGAGATCATGTTCGGCCCGGACATCTGCGGTCCCGGCACCAAGAAGGTCCACGTGATCTTCAGCTACAATGGCAAGAATCACTTGATCAGCAAAGACATCCGTTGCAAAGATGACGTGTACACCCATTTCTACACGCTGATTGTGCGTCCCGACAACACCTACGAGGTGCTCATCGACAACGAGAAGGTGGAGTCCGGCAACCTGGAGGACGACTGGGACTTCCTGGCCCCCAAGAAGATCAAGGACCCCTCGGCCACCAAGCCCGAGGACTGGGACGATAAG GCCACCATTCCCGATCCCGATGACAAGAAGCCCGAGGACTGGGACAAGCCAGAGCACATCCCCGACCCGGATGCCACCAAGCCCGAGGATTGGGACGATGAGATGGACGGCGAGTGGGAGCCACCGATGATCGACAACCCCGAGTTCAAGGGTGAGTGGCAGCCCAAGCAGCTGGACAACCCCAACTACAAGGGCGCCTGGGAGCATCCCGAGATCGCCAATCCGGAGTATGTGGCCGATGATAAGCTGTATCTGCGCAAGGAGATCTGCACCCTGGGCTTCGATCTCTGGCAGGTCAAGTCCGGCACCATTTTCGACAACGTTCTCATCACGGACGATGTGGAGCTGGCCGCCAAGATTGCTGGCGAGGTCAAGGCCACCCAGGCCGGTGAGAAGAAGATGAAGGAGGCCCAGGATGAGGTGCAGCGCAAGAAGGACGAGGAGGAGGCGAAAAAGTCTTCCGACAAGGATgacgaggacgaggatgaTGACGATGAGGAGAAGGATGAATCTAAGCAAGACAAAGATCAAAGCGAACATGACGAATTGTAA